A region from the Vibrio rumoiensis genome encodes:
- a CDS encoding LysR family transcriptional regulator, producing the protein MDIKALRYFVTLIQQNSFTKASETLFVTQPTISKMIKNLEQSLGQPLIHREGRRFWLTPAGDVVYNRALQILESMGQIQSELEDLDQLQRGQLRLGIPPMVGHLYANLIRNYKQQYPNVELTIVEYGGKRIEQALLNGDIDVALTMLDSSNEEILAQLPLDNYPIHAIVPNIEKWQTSELLDWKSLEQEPFYIYTKEFTLSEFIEQRCQQAGFSPLISARSSQWDFLVALVKSGHGVTFLPQPLCHRVKDDGLLVKPMNQTMNWSLGLIWHSERYIPKAAQAWIDLCRQSVAIQ; encoded by the coding sequence CTGAAACACTTTTCGTGACACAACCAACCATTAGTAAAATGATCAAAAACCTTGAGCAATCATTAGGCCAACCATTAATTCACCGAGAAGGAAGACGATTTTGGCTAACGCCAGCGGGGGATGTTGTCTATAACCGAGCGCTGCAAATACTGGAATCAATGGGACAAATACAGTCTGAGTTAGAAGACTTAGATCAATTGCAACGAGGTCAGTTGCGTTTAGGTATTCCACCGATGGTCGGACATTTATATGCAAATTTAATTCGAAACTATAAGCAGCAATACCCAAATGTCGAACTCACCATCGTAGAATATGGCGGTAAAAGAATCGAACAGGCATTATTAAATGGCGATATTGATGTGGCATTAACCATGCTCGATAGCAGTAACGAGGAAATACTCGCTCAGTTGCCACTGGATAATTACCCCATTCACGCCATCGTACCCAATATTGAAAAATGGCAAACTTCAGAATTACTTGACTGGAAATCGCTAGAACAAGAACCTTTTTACATTTACACCAAAGAATTCACCTTAAGCGAGTTTATTGAGCAACGCTGCCAACAAGCAGGGTTTTCGCCTTTAATTTCGGCTAGAAGTAGCCAATGGGATTTTCTCGTTGCATTGGTCAAAAGTGGTCATGGTGTCACCTTTTTACCACAACCGCTTTGCCATCGAGTAAAAGATGATGGTCTATTAGTGAAACCCATGAACCAAACGATGAACTGGTCACTAGGGCTTATTTGGCACTCAGAGCGATACATTCCCAAAGCCGCTCAAGCATGGATTGATTTATGCCGACAATCTGTCGCGATTCAATAA
- a CDS encoding GMP reductase, which translates to MRIEQELKLGFKDVLFRPKRSTLKSRSQVNLTRDFTFKHSGRQWSGVPVIAANMDSVGSFDMAKALSEHNVMTAIHKHYSVEDWKGFIESNDASVLNNAMVSTGTSEADFQKTKDIMAMSDDLIFICIDIANGYSEHLVDYVTKVRAEFPNKVISAGNVVTGDMVEELILAGADIVKVGIGPGSVCTTRVKTGVGYPQLSAIIECGDAAHGLGGMIIGDGGCTCAGDVSKAFGGGADFVMLGGMLAGHEESGGERIEKDGKTFMKFYGMSSQSAMKKHSGGVAKYRAAEGKTVLIPFRGTVHDTISDILGGVRSTCTYVGAAKLKELTKRTTFIRVQEQENNVYGRE; encoded by the coding sequence ATGCGTATCGAACAAGAACTTAAGTTAGGCTTTAAAGATGTGTTATTCCGCCCGAAGCGTTCAACATTAAAAAGTCGTTCTCAAGTAAATTTAACCCGCGATTTTACGTTTAAGCACAGCGGACGTCAATGGTCAGGTGTACCTGTTATTGCGGCAAATATGGATTCTGTGGGCAGTTTCGATATGGCGAAAGCATTATCAGAACATAACGTAATGACGGCGATTCATAAACATTACTCAGTAGAAGACTGGAAAGGTTTTATCGAATCAAATGATGCGAGCGTACTAAATAACGCGATGGTATCCACTGGTACTTCAGAAGCAGATTTTCAAAAAACGAAAGACATCATGGCAATGAGCGATGATTTGATCTTTATCTGCATCGATATCGCGAATGGTTACTCTGAGCACTTAGTGGATTACGTGACGAAAGTCCGTGCTGAATTCCCGAACAAAGTCATCAGCGCGGGTAACGTAGTCACAGGCGACATGGTTGAAGAGTTGATTCTAGCGGGTGCGGATATCGTTAAAGTGGGTATTGGCCCAGGTTCTGTATGTACGACTCGCGTGAAAACGGGCGTTGGTTATCCTCAGCTTTCTGCCATCATTGAATGTGGCGATGCGGCACACGGCCTAGGTGGCATGATCATCGGTGACGGTGGTTGTACATGTGCCGGTGATGTATCGAAAGCCTTTGGTGGCGGTGCTGATTTCGTAATGCTTGGCGGTATGCTTGCTGGTCACGAAGAGTCAGGCGGTGAGCGTATTGAGAAAGACGGCAAAACCTTCATGAAATTCTACGGAATGTCTTCACAGTCAGCTATGAAGAAGCACTCTGGTGGTGTCGCGAAGTATCGCGCAGCTGAAGGTAAAACAGTACTGATCCCATTCCGTGGAACCGTGCATGATACCATCTCTGATATTCTTGGTGGTGTGCGCTCAACCTGCACCTACGTTGGCGCGGCTAAGTTAAAAGAGCTAACTAAGCGTACAACTTTTATTCGTGTGCAAGAGCAAGAGAATAATGTTTATGGAAGAGAATAG
- a CDS encoding DUF3332 domain-containing protein translates to MKKLKIAIVAALGVTTLSGCMGQMGVTGLVTKVNLMAVDNRYAREGVFLLLSPVYGIASIADLFIFNSIEFWTGKNIITNKSPALVDTSVEAWLKVNDKVDSSLTGAPVQANNADIENTTIQKIDNNTLEMNVSYVNGTQKTLRGVKTGDAVAFYANNELITTVSVQELQDYVASAQL, encoded by the coding sequence ATGAAAAAGTTGAAAATAGCGATCGTAGCAGCTCTTGGTGTTACAACTCTAAGTGGCTGTATGGGTCAAATGGGTGTAACTGGTCTAGTAACTAAAGTTAACTTGATGGCCGTTGATAACCGTTATGCACGTGAAGGCGTTTTTCTTCTTCTCAGCCCAGTTTACGGTATCGCATCTATAGCCGATTTATTCATCTTCAACTCAATTGAGTTTTGGACTGGTAAAAACATCATCACTAACAAATCTCCTGCGCTTGTTGATACAAGTGTTGAAGCTTGGTTAAAAGTGAATGATAAAGTAGATAGCTCTCTAACTGGTGCTCCAGTTCAAGCTAACAATGCTGACATCGAAAACACAACTATCCAAAAAATCGACAACAACACACTTGAAATGAACGTTTCTTACGTAAACGGCACTCAAAAAACACTGCGTGGCGTGAAAACAGGTGATGCTGTTGCGTTTTACGCAAACAACGAACTAATTACAACTGTTAGCGTTCAAGAATTACAAGATTACGTAGCGTCTGCTCAACTTTAA